One window of the Oncorhynchus gorbuscha isolate QuinsamMale2020 ecotype Even-year linkage group LG17, OgorEven_v1.0, whole genome shotgun sequence genome contains the following:
- the LOC124001465 gene encoding apoptosis-stimulating of p53 protein 1-like isoform X9: protein MMPMILTVYLSDSQQMLTEVPITPETTCKNVVDFCQEAGENVCHLAEVWKGKERVIPFDYLMYEHLQKWGSRRMEVRFYLRHEESPSESRNQGRQLSQDQSSKGSRGSSDQPCEDRVGNPSVELSLSELQEMATRQQQQIEAQQQMLVAKEQRLRYLKQQDHTQGQTASEAEKLQRLKERVESQEAKLKKIRAMRGQVDYSKLINGNLSAEIQHVSGLFQEKQAELQSAVVKVDQLTQQLEDLRRGRLNGLQPLGGPLTGTAALELRKLYQELQVRNKLNTEQSGRLQQNKELLNKRNTEVTMMDKRIWDLRERLHKKKAEARQKENNPLNRINGPPSPQSTPSSSGRVAAVCPYIQVPVPGRQEGGYALPPDPLKPQSVPGTGPINHGRSKSAEEEGCGVRKPSGQWKVSDLDIIVDPVELREGSRSPSGAHGANTNDAVWPTMSKSVSSRQPSDWRKTSPDQSLDSSKLPGGSVSKPPPIYGTYPAPTGHPSIVCSTSSLPRSAPATLAWQRSAPTPAPPGSSSQQIQQRISVPPSPTPQPGQGERPDPPLAVAVRPYVPDRSSSRPQSPRKGPATMNSSSIYHMYLQQPAAKSYTLGGRSAVKAVYGKPVLPSSTSPSPVPFQHGALSPGGGLGGGEDMVDREGDTTEGRLLPPPSVENIPRPLSPTKLTPVAHSPLRYQSDADLEVLRRRLTNAPRPLKKRSSITEPEGPTGPNIQKLLYQRFNTLAGGMEGSNNTPFYQPVFMGGVLGCPDMDNINTANGNLMETASLVVTAAEGPNSDHRLSPSSDSNENQQQRTPLPSEAIPCLPIPQPSKEDNNNNNQPGPTTTSTTSTSRPIPEASSPQQKDTSPRTVTPPALPKIKRTNLKKPESERTGHGLRVKFNPLALLLDASLEGEFDLVQRIIYEVENPSTANDEGITPLHNAVCAGHHHIVKFLLDFGVNVNAADSDGWTPLHCAASCNSVHLCKMLVESGAAIFATTISDVETAADKCEEMEDGYTQCSQFLYGVQEKLGVMNKGSVYGLWDYEAQSSDELSFHEGDAITTLSRRDDAETEWWWARLHDKEGYVPRNLLGLYPRIKPRQRSLA, encoded by the exons ATGATCCTGACAGTGTACCTGAGTGACAGCCAGCAGATGCTGACAGAGGTGCCCATCACCCCAGAGACCACTTGTAAGAATGTGGTTGACTTCTGTCAGGAGGCCGGAGAGAACGTGTGTCACCTGGCTGAGGTCTGGAAGGGAAAAG AGAGAGTGATCCCCTTTGACTACCTGATGTATGAGCACCTGCAGAAGTGGGGTTCTAGGAGGATGGAGGTCAGGTTCTACCTGAGGCACGAAGAGTCCCCCTCAGAGAGCAGGAACCAGG GGAGACAGCTCTCTCAGGACCAGTCCAGCAAAGGTAGTAGAGGGAGCTCAGACCAGCCTTGTGAGGACAGG gtgggaaACCCTAGCGTGGAGCTGTCTCTGTCGGAGCTGCAGGAGATGGCCACACGTCAACAGCAACAGATCGAGGCCCAACAGCAGATGCTGGTTGCCAAG gAGCAGCGTTTGAGGTACCTGAAGCAGCAGGACcacacacagggccagacagCGTCAGAGGCTGAGAAgctgcagaggttgaaggagCGAGTGGAGAGTCAGGAGGCCAAACTAAAGAAGATCCGCGCCATGAGGGGCCAGGTGGACTACAGCAAGCTCATCAATGGCAACCTGT CGGCTGAGATTCAGCATGTGAGTGGGCTGTTCCAGGAGAAGCAGGCAGAGCTGCAGTCAGCTGTGGTGAAGGTGGACCAGCTCACCCAGCAGCTGGAGGACCTAAGGAGGGGACGTCTCAACGGCCTGCAGCCCCTAGGAGGACCTCTCACTGGCACCGCCGCCCTGGAGCTACGCAAACTTTACCAGGAGCTACAG gtGCGTAACAAGTTGAACACGGAGCAGAGCGGCAGGCTGCAGCAGAACAAGGAGCTGCTGAATAAGCGCAACACAGAGGTGACCATGATGGACAAGCGCATCTGGGACCTCCGCGAGCGCCTGCACAAGAAAAAAGCTGAGGCACGTCAAAAAGAGAACAACCCT CTTAACAGGATAAATGGGCCTCCCTCCCCCCAGTCTACCCCCAGCAGCTCAGGGCGCGTGGCCGCTGTGTGTCCCTATATCCAGGTCCCCGTCccaggcagacaggagggaggctaCGCTCTGCCCCCAGACCCCTTAAAACCACAGTCTGTCCCTGGGACTGGCCCCATCAACCATGGCCGCTCTAAATCAG cagaggaggaggggtgcgGTGTGAGGAAGCCCTCCGGCCAATGGAAGGTCTCAGATTTAGACATCATAGTGGACCCCGTGGAGCTGAGAGAGGGGTCCCGGTCCCCCTCAGGGGCCCACGGTGCCAACA CCAATGATGCAGTGTGGCCCACCATGAGTAAAAGTGTCTCCTCACGCCAACCTTCAGATTGGAGGAAAACCAGCCCAGACCAG AGCCTTGACTCCAGTAAGCTACCAGGAGGATCCGTGTCCAAACCACCACCCATCTATGGCACTTACCCTGCACCTACTGGTCACCCGTCTATAGTCTGCTCTACCAGCTCCCTGCCCAGGTCTGCCCCTGCCACCTTAGCCTGGCAGCGCTCAGCTCCAACCCCTGCACCTCCTGGTTCCTCCTCCCAGCAGATCCAGCAGCGTATCTCTGTCCCCCCCAGCCCCACACCCCAGCCGGGCCAGGGAGAGAGGCCTGACCCCCCGTTGGCAGTGGCTGTGAGGCCCTATGTCCCAGACAGGTCCTCCTCCAGGCCTCAGTCCCCCAGGAAGGGCCCAGCCACCATGAACTCCTCCTCCATCTACCACATGTACCTGCAGCAGCCTGCAGCCAAGAGCTACACACTAGGAGGCAGATCTGCTGTCAAAGCAG TGTATGGGAAACCAGTGCTTCCCTCCagcacctctccctcccctgtgcccTTCCAACACGGGGCACTGTCCCCAGGAGGAGGCCTGGGGggtggagaggacatggtggacAGGGAAGGAGACACCACAGAGGGTAGACTCCTACCCCCTCCCAGTGTGGAGAACATCCCGCGCCCCCTGAGCCCTACCAAGCTGACCCCCGTGGCCCACTCCCCGCTGCGTTACCAGAGCGATGCCGACCTGGAGGTCCTGCGCCGGCGGTTGACCAACGCGCCGCGCCCGCTGAAGAAACGCAGCTCCATCACAGAGCCAGAGGGTCCCACCGGACCCAACATCCAGAAGCTCCTGTACCAGCGCTTCAACACCCTGGCCGGAGGCATGGAGGGCAGCAACAACACTCCGTTCTACCAGCCTGTCTTCATGGGTGGTGTCCTGGGATGTCCTGACATGGACAACATCAACACTGCTAATGGGAACCTGATGGAGACAGCCTCCCTTGTGGTCACTGCAGCAGAGGGTCCCAATTCAGACCATCGCCTGTCCCCTTCCTCTGACTCCAATGAAAATCAGCAGCAGAGGACCCCCCTACCCAGTGAGGCCATTCCCTGCTTGCCCATCCCCCAGCCCAGCaaggaagacaacaacaacaacaaccagcctggtcctaccaccaccagcaccacctcCACTTCAAGGCCCATCCCTGAGGCCTCGTCCCCCCAGCAGAAAGACACCTCTCCACGGACTGTCACACCCCCGGCACTGCCTAAG ATCAAGAGGACTAACCTGAAGAAGCCTGAGTCAGAGCGGACAGGCCACGGGCTGCGGGTCAAGTTCAACCCCCTGGCCCTGCTACTGGACGCCTCTCTGGAGGGAGAGTTTGACCTGGTGCAAAGGATCATCTATGAG GTTGAGAATCCCAGCACAGCCAATGACGAGGGCATCACCCCCCTGCACAACGCTGTATGTGCTGGACATCACCACATCGTCAAGTTCCTGCTCGACTTTGGGGTCAACGTCAACGCTGCTGACAGCGATGGATG GACCCCACTACACTGTGCAGCCTCCTGTAACAGTGTACATCTCTGTAAGATGCTGGTGGAGTCAGGGGCGGCCATCTTTGCCACCACCATAAGTGACGTGGAGACAGCGGCTGATAAGTGTGAGGAGATGGAGGATGGATACACACAGTGTTCCCAGTTCCTCTACG GGGTGCAGGAGAAGCTGGGTGTGATGAATAAAGGGTCAGTGTACGGGCTGTGGGACTACGAGGCCCAGAGCTCAGACGAGCTGTCCTTCCACGAGGGAGACGCCATTACCACTCTGAGCCGCAGGGACGACGCTGAGACAGAATGGTGGTGGGCCAGACTACATGACAAGGAGGGATACGTGCCACGCAACCTGCTAGGG tTGTATCCAAGGATCAAGCCTAGACAACGTTCTCTGGCATAG
- the LOC124001465 gene encoding apoptosis-stimulating of p53 protein 1-like isoform X8, with protein sequence MKRFFSMVLHSLVSVTKDKAWLHQRVRPGPQQQQQRNQGRKTPCRVAKMILTVYLSDSQQMLTEVPITPETTCKNVVDFCQEAGENVCHLAEVWKGKERVIPFDYLMYEHLQKWGSRRMEVRFYLRHEESPSESRNQGRQLSQDQSSKGSRGSSDQPCEDRVGNPSVELSLSELQEMATRQQQQIEAQQQMLVAKEQRLRYLKQQDHTQGQTASEAEKLQRLKERVESQEAKLKKIRAMRGQVDYSKLINGNLSAEIQHVSGLFQEKQAELQSAVVKVDQLTQQLEDLRRGRLNGLQPLGGPLTGTAALELRKLYQELQVRNKLNTEQSGRLQQNKELLNKRNTEVTMMDKRIWDLRERLHKKKAEARQKENNPLNRINGPPSPQSTPSSSGRVAAVCPYIQVPVPGRQEGGYALPPDPLKPQSVPGTGPINHGRSKSANDAVWPTMSKSVSSRQPSDWRKTSPDQSLDSSKLPGGSVSKPPPIYGTYPAPTGHPSIVCSTSSLPRSAPATLAWQRSAPTPAPPGSSSQQIQQRISVPPSPTPQPGQGERPDPPLAVAVRPYVPDRSSSRPQSPRKGPATMNSSSIYHMYLQQPAAKSYTLGGRSAVKAVYGKPVLPSSTSPSPVPFQHGALSPGGGLGGGEDMVDREGDTTEGRLLPPPSVENIPRPLSPTKLTPVAHSPLRYQSDADLEVLRRRLTNAPRPLKKRSSITEPEGPTGPNIQKLLYQRFNTLAGGMEGSNNTPFYQPVFMGGVLGCPDMDNINTANGNLMETASLVVTAAEGPNSDHRLSPSSDSNENQQQRTPLPSEAIPCLPIPQPSKEDNNNNNQPGPTTTSTTSTSRPIPEASSPQQKDTSPRTVTPPALPKIKRTNLKKPESERTGHGLRVKFNPLALLLDASLEGEFDLVQRIIYEVENPSTANDEGITPLHNAVCAGHHHIVKFLLDFGVNVNAADSDGWTPLHCAASCNSVHLCKMLVESGAAIFATTISDVETAADKCEEMEDGYTQCSQFLYGVQEKLGVMNKGSVYGLWDYEAQSSDELSFHEGDAITTLSRRDDAETEWWWARLHDKEGYVPRNLLGLYPRIKPRQRSLA encoded by the exons ATGAAGAGGTTCTTCAGCATGGTGCTGCACAGTCTGGTTAGTGTAACCAAGGACAAGGCCTGGCTCCACCAGAGGGTCCGTCCCGGGccgcagcaacagcagcagaggAACCAGGGCAGGAAGACGCCATGCAGGGTGGCTAag ATGATCCTGACAGTGTACCTGAGTGACAGCCAGCAGATGCTGACAGAGGTGCCCATCACCCCAGAGACCACTTGTAAGAATGTGGTTGACTTCTGTCAGGAGGCCGGAGAGAACGTGTGTCACCTGGCTGAGGTCTGGAAGGGAAAAG AGAGAGTGATCCCCTTTGACTACCTGATGTATGAGCACCTGCAGAAGTGGGGTTCTAGGAGGATGGAGGTCAGGTTCTACCTGAGGCACGAAGAGTCCCCCTCAGAGAGCAGGAACCAGG GGAGACAGCTCTCTCAGGACCAGTCCAGCAAAGGTAGTAGAGGGAGCTCAGACCAGCCTTGTGAGGACAGG gtgggaaACCCTAGCGTGGAGCTGTCTCTGTCGGAGCTGCAGGAGATGGCCACACGTCAACAGCAACAGATCGAGGCCCAACAGCAGATGCTGGTTGCCAAG gAGCAGCGTTTGAGGTACCTGAAGCAGCAGGACcacacacagggccagacagCGTCAGAGGCTGAGAAgctgcagaggttgaaggagCGAGTGGAGAGTCAGGAGGCCAAACTAAAGAAGATCCGCGCCATGAGGGGCCAGGTGGACTACAGCAAGCTCATCAATGGCAACCTGT CGGCTGAGATTCAGCATGTGAGTGGGCTGTTCCAGGAGAAGCAGGCAGAGCTGCAGTCAGCTGTGGTGAAGGTGGACCAGCTCACCCAGCAGCTGGAGGACCTAAGGAGGGGACGTCTCAACGGCCTGCAGCCCCTAGGAGGACCTCTCACTGGCACCGCCGCCCTGGAGCTACGCAAACTTTACCAGGAGCTACAG gtGCGTAACAAGTTGAACACGGAGCAGAGCGGCAGGCTGCAGCAGAACAAGGAGCTGCTGAATAAGCGCAACACAGAGGTGACCATGATGGACAAGCGCATCTGGGACCTCCGCGAGCGCCTGCACAAGAAAAAAGCTGAGGCACGTCAAAAAGAGAACAACCCT CTTAACAGGATAAATGGGCCTCCCTCCCCCCAGTCTACCCCCAGCAGCTCAGGGCGCGTGGCCGCTGTGTGTCCCTATATCCAGGTCCCCGTCccaggcagacaggagggaggctaCGCTCTGCCCCCAGACCCCTTAAAACCACAGTCTGTCCCTGGGACTGGCCCCATCAACCATGGCCGCTCTAAATCAG CCAATGATGCAGTGTGGCCCACCATGAGTAAAAGTGTCTCCTCACGCCAACCTTCAGATTGGAGGAAAACCAGCCCAGACCAG AGCCTTGACTCCAGTAAGCTACCAGGAGGATCCGTGTCCAAACCACCACCCATCTATGGCACTTACCCTGCACCTACTGGTCACCCGTCTATAGTCTGCTCTACCAGCTCCCTGCCCAGGTCTGCCCCTGCCACCTTAGCCTGGCAGCGCTCAGCTCCAACCCCTGCACCTCCTGGTTCCTCCTCCCAGCAGATCCAGCAGCGTATCTCTGTCCCCCCCAGCCCCACACCCCAGCCGGGCCAGGGAGAGAGGCCTGACCCCCCGTTGGCAGTGGCTGTGAGGCCCTATGTCCCAGACAGGTCCTCCTCCAGGCCTCAGTCCCCCAGGAAGGGCCCAGCCACCATGAACTCCTCCTCCATCTACCACATGTACCTGCAGCAGCCTGCAGCCAAGAGCTACACACTAGGAGGCAGATCTGCTGTCAAAGCAG TGTATGGGAAACCAGTGCTTCCCTCCagcacctctccctcccctgtgcccTTCCAACACGGGGCACTGTCCCCAGGAGGAGGCCTGGGGggtggagaggacatggtggacAGGGAAGGAGACACCACAGAGGGTAGACTCCTACCCCCTCCCAGTGTGGAGAACATCCCGCGCCCCCTGAGCCCTACCAAGCTGACCCCCGTGGCCCACTCCCCGCTGCGTTACCAGAGCGATGCCGACCTGGAGGTCCTGCGCCGGCGGTTGACCAACGCGCCGCGCCCGCTGAAGAAACGCAGCTCCATCACAGAGCCAGAGGGTCCCACCGGACCCAACATCCAGAAGCTCCTGTACCAGCGCTTCAACACCCTGGCCGGAGGCATGGAGGGCAGCAACAACACTCCGTTCTACCAGCCTGTCTTCATGGGTGGTGTCCTGGGATGTCCTGACATGGACAACATCAACACTGCTAATGGGAACCTGATGGAGACAGCCTCCCTTGTGGTCACTGCAGCAGAGGGTCCCAATTCAGACCATCGCCTGTCCCCTTCCTCTGACTCCAATGAAAATCAGCAGCAGAGGACCCCCCTACCCAGTGAGGCCATTCCCTGCTTGCCCATCCCCCAGCCCAGCaaggaagacaacaacaacaacaaccagcctggtcctaccaccaccagcaccacctcCACTTCAAGGCCCATCCCTGAGGCCTCGTCCCCCCAGCAGAAAGACACCTCTCCACGGACTGTCACACCCCCGGCACTGCCTAAG ATCAAGAGGACTAACCTGAAGAAGCCTGAGTCAGAGCGGACAGGCCACGGGCTGCGGGTCAAGTTCAACCCCCTGGCCCTGCTACTGGACGCCTCTCTGGAGGGAGAGTTTGACCTGGTGCAAAGGATCATCTATGAG GTTGAGAATCCCAGCACAGCCAATGACGAGGGCATCACCCCCCTGCACAACGCTGTATGTGCTGGACATCACCACATCGTCAAGTTCCTGCTCGACTTTGGGGTCAACGTCAACGCTGCTGACAGCGATGGATG GACCCCACTACACTGTGCAGCCTCCTGTAACAGTGTACATCTCTGTAAGATGCTGGTGGAGTCAGGGGCGGCCATCTTTGCCACCACCATAAGTGACGTGGAGACAGCGGCTGATAAGTGTGAGGAGATGGAGGATGGATACACACAGTGTTCCCAGTTCCTCTACG GGGTGCAGGAGAAGCTGGGTGTGATGAATAAAGGGTCAGTGTACGGGCTGTGGGACTACGAGGCCCAGAGCTCAGACGAGCTGTCCTTCCACGAGGGAGACGCCATTACCACTCTGAGCCGCAGGGACGACGCTGAGACAGAATGGTGGTGGGCCAGACTACATGACAAGGAGGGATACGTGCCACGCAACCTGCTAGGG tTGTATCCAAGGATCAAGCCTAGACAACGTTCTCTGGCATAG
- the LOC124001465 gene encoding apoptosis-stimulating of p53 protein 1-like isoform X7, giving the protein MKRFFSMVLHSLMILTVYLSDSQQMLTEVPITPETTCKNVVDFCQEAGENVCHLAEVWKGKERVIPFDYLMYEHLQKWGSRRMEVRFYLRHEESPSESRNQGRQLSQDQSSKGSRGSSDQPCEDRVGNPSVELSLSELQEMATRQQQQIEAQQQMLVAKEQRLRYLKQQDHTQGQTASEAEKLQRLKERVESQEAKLKKIRAMRGQVDYSKLINGNLSAEIQHVSGLFQEKQAELQSAVVKVDQLTQQLEDLRRGRLNGLQPLGGPLTGTAALELRKLYQELQVRNKLNTEQSGRLQQNKELLNKRNTEVTMMDKRIWDLRERLHKKKAEARQKENNPLNRINGPPSPQSTPSSSGRVAAVCPYIQVPVPGRQEGGYALPPDPLKPQSVPGTGPINHGRSKSAEEEGCGVRKPSGQWKVSDLDIIVDPVELREGSRSPSGAHGANTNDAVWPTMSKSVSSRQPSDWRKTSPDQSLDSSKLPGGSVSKPPPIYGTYPAPTGHPSIVCSTSSLPRSAPATLAWQRSAPTPAPPGSSSQQIQQRISVPPSPTPQPGQGERPDPPLAVAVRPYVPDRSSSRPQSPRKGPATMNSSSIYHMYLQQPAAKSYTLGGRSAVKAVYGKPVLPSSTSPSPVPFQHGALSPGGGLGGGEDMVDREGDTTEGRLLPPPSVENIPRPLSPTKLTPVAHSPLRYQSDADLEVLRRRLTNAPRPLKKRSSITEPEGPTGPNIQKLLYQRFNTLAGGMEGSNNTPFYQPVFMGGVLGCPDMDNINTANGNLMETASLVVTAAEGPNSDHRLSPSSDSNENQQQRTPLPSEAIPCLPIPQPSKEDNNNNNQPGPTTTSTTSTSRPIPEASSPQQKDTSPRTVTPPALPKIKRTNLKKPESERTGHGLRVKFNPLALLLDASLEGEFDLVQRIIYEVENPSTANDEGITPLHNAVCAGHHHIVKFLLDFGVNVNAADSDGWTPLHCAASCNSVHLCKMLVESGAAIFATTISDVETAADKCEEMEDGYTQCSQFLYGVQEKLGVMNKGSVYGLWDYEAQSSDELSFHEGDAITTLSRRDDAETEWWWARLHDKEGYVPRNLLGLYPRIKPRQRSLA; this is encoded by the exons ATGAAGAGGTTCTTCAGCATGGTGCTGCACAGTCTG ATGATCCTGACAGTGTACCTGAGTGACAGCCAGCAGATGCTGACAGAGGTGCCCATCACCCCAGAGACCACTTGTAAGAATGTGGTTGACTTCTGTCAGGAGGCCGGAGAGAACGTGTGTCACCTGGCTGAGGTCTGGAAGGGAAAAG AGAGAGTGATCCCCTTTGACTACCTGATGTATGAGCACCTGCAGAAGTGGGGTTCTAGGAGGATGGAGGTCAGGTTCTACCTGAGGCACGAAGAGTCCCCCTCAGAGAGCAGGAACCAGG GGAGACAGCTCTCTCAGGACCAGTCCAGCAAAGGTAGTAGAGGGAGCTCAGACCAGCCTTGTGAGGACAGG gtgggaaACCCTAGCGTGGAGCTGTCTCTGTCGGAGCTGCAGGAGATGGCCACACGTCAACAGCAACAGATCGAGGCCCAACAGCAGATGCTGGTTGCCAAG gAGCAGCGTTTGAGGTACCTGAAGCAGCAGGACcacacacagggccagacagCGTCAGAGGCTGAGAAgctgcagaggttgaaggagCGAGTGGAGAGTCAGGAGGCCAAACTAAAGAAGATCCGCGCCATGAGGGGCCAGGTGGACTACAGCAAGCTCATCAATGGCAACCTGT CGGCTGAGATTCAGCATGTGAGTGGGCTGTTCCAGGAGAAGCAGGCAGAGCTGCAGTCAGCTGTGGTGAAGGTGGACCAGCTCACCCAGCAGCTGGAGGACCTAAGGAGGGGACGTCTCAACGGCCTGCAGCCCCTAGGAGGACCTCTCACTGGCACCGCCGCCCTGGAGCTACGCAAACTTTACCAGGAGCTACAG gtGCGTAACAAGTTGAACACGGAGCAGAGCGGCAGGCTGCAGCAGAACAAGGAGCTGCTGAATAAGCGCAACACAGAGGTGACCATGATGGACAAGCGCATCTGGGACCTCCGCGAGCGCCTGCACAAGAAAAAAGCTGAGGCACGTCAAAAAGAGAACAACCCT CTTAACAGGATAAATGGGCCTCCCTCCCCCCAGTCTACCCCCAGCAGCTCAGGGCGCGTGGCCGCTGTGTGTCCCTATATCCAGGTCCCCGTCccaggcagacaggagggaggctaCGCTCTGCCCCCAGACCCCTTAAAACCACAGTCTGTCCCTGGGACTGGCCCCATCAACCATGGCCGCTCTAAATCAG cagaggaggaggggtgcgGTGTGAGGAAGCCCTCCGGCCAATGGAAGGTCTCAGATTTAGACATCATAGTGGACCCCGTGGAGCTGAGAGAGGGGTCCCGGTCCCCCTCAGGGGCCCACGGTGCCAACA CCAATGATGCAGTGTGGCCCACCATGAGTAAAAGTGTCTCCTCACGCCAACCTTCAGATTGGAGGAAAACCAGCCCAGACCAG AGCCTTGACTCCAGTAAGCTACCAGGAGGATCCGTGTCCAAACCACCACCCATCTATGGCACTTACCCTGCACCTACTGGTCACCCGTCTATAGTCTGCTCTACCAGCTCCCTGCCCAGGTCTGCCCCTGCCACCTTAGCCTGGCAGCGCTCAGCTCCAACCCCTGCACCTCCTGGTTCCTCCTCCCAGCAGATCCAGCAGCGTATCTCTGTCCCCCCCAGCCCCACACCCCAGCCGGGCCAGGGAGAGAGGCCTGACCCCCCGTTGGCAGTGGCTGTGAGGCCCTATGTCCCAGACAGGTCCTCCTCCAGGCCTCAGTCCCCCAGGAAGGGCCCAGCCACCATGAACTCCTCCTCCATCTACCACATGTACCTGCAGCAGCCTGCAGCCAAGAGCTACACACTAGGAGGCAGATCTGCTGTCAAAGCAG TGTATGGGAAACCAGTGCTTCCCTCCagcacctctccctcccctgtgcccTTCCAACACGGGGCACTGTCCCCAGGAGGAGGCCTGGGGggtggagaggacatggtggacAGGGAAGGAGACACCACAGAGGGTAGACTCCTACCCCCTCCCAGTGTGGAGAACATCCCGCGCCCCCTGAGCCCTACCAAGCTGACCCCCGTGGCCCACTCCCCGCTGCGTTACCAGAGCGATGCCGACCTGGAGGTCCTGCGCCGGCGGTTGACCAACGCGCCGCGCCCGCTGAAGAAACGCAGCTCCATCACAGAGCCAGAGGGTCCCACCGGACCCAACATCCAGAAGCTCCTGTACCAGCGCTTCAACACCCTGGCCGGAGGCATGGAGGGCAGCAACAACACTCCGTTCTACCAGCCTGTCTTCATGGGTGGTGTCCTGGGATGTCCTGACATGGACAACATCAACACTGCTAATGGGAACCTGATGGAGACAGCCTCCCTTGTGGTCACTGCAGCAGAGGGTCCCAATTCAGACCATCGCCTGTCCCCTTCCTCTGACTCCAATGAAAATCAGCAGCAGAGGACCCCCCTACCCAGTGAGGCCATTCCCTGCTTGCCCATCCCCCAGCCCAGCaaggaagacaacaacaacaacaaccagcctggtcctaccaccaccagcaccacctcCACTTCAAGGCCCATCCCTGAGGCCTCGTCCCCCCAGCAGAAAGACACCTCTCCACGGACTGTCACACCCCCGGCACTGCCTAAG ATCAAGAGGACTAACCTGAAGAAGCCTGAGTCAGAGCGGACAGGCCACGGGCTGCGGGTCAAGTTCAACCCCCTGGCCCTGCTACTGGACGCCTCTCTGGAGGGAGAGTTTGACCTGGTGCAAAGGATCATCTATGAG GTTGAGAATCCCAGCACAGCCAATGACGAGGGCATCACCCCCCTGCACAACGCTGTATGTGCTGGACATCACCACATCGTCAAGTTCCTGCTCGACTTTGGGGTCAACGTCAACGCTGCTGACAGCGATGGATG GACCCCACTACACTGTGCAGCCTCCTGTAACAGTGTACATCTCTGTAAGATGCTGGTGGAGTCAGGGGCGGCCATCTTTGCCACCACCATAAGTGACGTGGAGACAGCGGCTGATAAGTGTGAGGAGATGGAGGATGGATACACACAGTGTTCCCAGTTCCTCTACG GGGTGCAGGAGAAGCTGGGTGTGATGAATAAAGGGTCAGTGTACGGGCTGTGGGACTACGAGGCCCAGAGCTCAGACGAGCTGTCCTTCCACGAGGGAGACGCCATTACCACTCTGAGCCGCAGGGACGACGCTGAGACAGAATGGTGGTGGGCCAGACTACATGACAAGGAGGGATACGTGCCACGCAACCTGCTAGGG tTGTATCCAAGGATCAAGCCTAGACAACGTTCTCTGGCATAG